From one Montipora capricornis isolate CH-2021 chromosome 10, ASM3666992v2, whole genome shotgun sequence genomic stretch:
- the LOC138022177 gene encoding tetratricopeptide repeat protein 28-like isoform X1 — MVDKKFDLSKQHMQELSVAGKEGDRQGKGLAYFNLGRYYQGTANFNQAIKNYTEALAVFKEVGFRAGEGAAYGHLGNAYHSLGNFKQAIEYHHQCLSIAKEVGDRAGEGRAYGNLGNAYRSLGNFKQAIEYHHQDLSIAKEVGDRAGEGRAYCNLGNAYDSLGNFKQAIEYHHQDLSIAKEVGDRAGEGAAYGNLGNAYQSLGNFKQAIEYHHQDLSIAKEVGDRAGEGAAYGNLGNAYQSLGNFKQAIEYHHQHLSIAKEVGDRAGEGRAYCNLGNAYDSLGNFKQAIEYHHQHLSIAKEVGDRAGEGKAYCNLGNAYRSLGNFKQAIEYHHQDLSIAKEVGDRAGEGAAYGNLGNAYQSLGNFKQAIEYHHQHLSIAKEVGNRAGEGKAYCSLGNAYRSLGNFKQAIEYHHQHLSIAKEVGDRAGEGAAYGSLGNAYQSLGNFKQAIEYHHQALSIAKEVGDRAGEGRAYGNLGNAYDSLGNFKQAIEYHHQDLSIAKEVGDRAGEGRAYCNLGNAYKSLGNFKQAIEYHHQALSIAKEVGDRAGEGAAYGNLGNAYQSLGNFKQAIEYHHQHLSIAKEVGDRAGEGAAYGNLGNAYDSLGNFKQAIEYHHQDLSIAKEVGDRAGEGAAYGNLGNAYQSLGNFKQAIEYHHQHLSIAKEVGDRAGEGRAYCNLGNAYDSLGNFKQAIEYHHQHLSIAKEVGDRAGEGKAYCNLGNAYRSLGNFKQAIEYHHQHLSIAKELGDRAGEGAAYGNLGNAYYSLGNFKQAIEYHHQHLSIAKEVGDRAGEGRAYCNLGNAYDSLGNFKHAIEYHHQHLSIAKEVGDRAGEGRAYCNLGNAYDSLGNFKQAIEYHHQDLSIAKEVGDRAGEGRAYCNLGNAYQSLGNFKQAIEYHHQDLSIAKEVGDRAGEGAAYGNLGNAYQSLGNFKQAIEYHHQDLSIAKEVGDRAGEGKAYCNLGNAYQSLGNFKQAIEYHHQDLSIAKEVGDRAGEGAAYGNLGNAYQSLGNFKQAIEYHHQHLSIAKEVGDRAGEGAAYGNLGNAYQSLGNFKQAIEYHHQDLSIAKEVGDRAGEGAAYGNLGNAYQSLGNFKQAIEYHHQHLSIAKEVGDRAGEGAAYGNLGNAYQSLGNFKQAIEYHHQHLSIAKEVGDRAGEGKAYCNLGNAYDSLGNFKQAIEYHYQDLSICQETEDPIGLAIACYHIGHVHEFFGSLSKALNYYRLSVYYIDEVRRLLQSEDAWKISFRDTKGFAYTALWTALLKNGEVDEALYAAEQGRAQALADILKMQYSVDEKPMMKVTISLVMKDLPSQTVFTALEGNTISFWLLRDDIGINFRQKKIENGTAKSLMKSALEQINAGAVLRCENRSLERQGSDFSSSGEGVEETFQSLSFSVHSLQPLYDVLVSPIADLIQGDDLVFVPDGHFCLAPFFAMSDSVRIRVIPSLTALKLITMAPDNFQSKNEALLVGDPCLSQVTYGTGEPMYGQLPCAKKEVDIIGELLQTVPLTGKNAIKAEVLRRMKSVALIHIAAHGDDGSGEIALAPNPERTSKIPEEEDYMLSLSDVQAVHLQARLVVLSCCHSGQGEVKSEGIVGIARAFLCAGARSVLVSLWAIDDEATFLFMKSFYQHLADRKSASTALHHAMKSLQETKNYSAIKYWAPFVLIGDDVTFEFGQLEHEKNETMSKT, encoded by the exons ATGGTGGATAAAAAGTTTGACCTTTCGAAGCAACATATGCAAGAACTTAGCGTTGCAGGAAAGGAGGGAGACAGACAAGGCAAGGGtttggcttatttcaatctTGGTAGATACTATCAGGGCACAGCTAACTTTAATCAGGCCATAAAaaattacacagaagcattagcCGTTTTTAAGGAAGTGGGTttcagggccggagaaggagcagcctatggccatctcggcaacgcttatcacagtcttggtaatttcaagcaagccatagagtaccaccatcaatgtcttagtattgcaaaagaggtaggggacagggccggagaaggaagagcttatggcaatctcggcaacgcttatcgaagtcttggtaatttcaagcaagccatagagtaccaccatcaagatcttagtattgcaaaagaggtaggggacagggccggagaaggaagagcttattgcaatctcggcaacgcttatgacagtcttggtaatttcaagcaagccatagagtaccaccatcaagatcttagtattgcaaaggaggtaggggacagggccggagaaggagcggcctatggaaatctcggcaacgcttatcaaagtcttggtaatttcaagcaagccatagagtaccaccatcaagatcttagtattgcaaaagaggtaggggacagggctggagaaggagcggcctatggaaatctcggcaacgcttatcaaagtcttggtaatttcaagcaagccatagagtaccaccatcaacatcttagtattgcaaaagaggtaggggacagggccggagaaggaagagcttattgcaatctcggcaacgcttatgacagtcttggtaatttcaagcaagccatagagtaccaccatcaacatcttagtattgcaaaagaggtaggggacagggccggagaaggaaaagcttattgcaatctcggcaacgcttatcgaagtcttggtaatttcaagcaagccatagagtaccaccatcaagatcttagtattgcaaaagaggtaggggacagggccggagaaggagcggcctatggaaatctcggcaacgcttatcaaagtcttggtaatttcaagcaagccatagagtaccaccatcaacatcttagtattgcaaaagaggtaggaaacagggccggagaaggaaaagcttattgcagtctcggcaacgcttatcgaagtcttggtaatttcaagcaagccatagagtaccaccatcaacatcttagtattgcaaaggaggtaggggacagggccggagaaggagcggcctatggaagtctcggcaacgcttatcaaagtcttggtaatttcaagcaagccatagagtaccaccatcaagctcttagtattgcaaaagaggtaggggacagggccggagaaggaagagcttatggcaatctcggcaacgcttatgacagtcttggtaatttcaagcaagccatagagtaccaccatcaagatcttagtattgcaaaagaggtaggggacagggccggagaaggaagagcttattgcaatctcggcaacgcttataaaagtcttggtaatttcaagcaagccatagagtaccaccatcaagctcttagtattgcaaaagaggtaggggacagggccggagaaggagcggcctatggaaatctcggcaacgcttatcaaagtcttggtaatttcaagcaagccatagagtaccaccatcaacatcttagtattgcaaaggaggtaggggacagggccggagaaggagcggcctatggaaatctcggcaacgcttatgacagtcttggtaatttcaagcaagccatagagtaccaccatcaagatcttagtattgcaaaagaggtaggggacagggccggagaaggagcggcctatggaaatctcggcaacgcttatcaaagtcttggtaatttcaagcaagccatagagtaccaccatcaacatcttagtattgcaaaagaggtaggggacagggccggagaaggaagagcttattgcaatctcggcaacgcttatgacagtcttggtaatttcaagcaagccatagagtaccaccatcaacatcttagtattgcaaaagaggtaggggacagggccggagaaggaaaagcttattgcaatctcggcaatgcttatcgaagtcttggtaacttcaagcaagccatagagtaccaccatcaacatcttagtattgcaaaagagttaggggacagggccggagaaggagcggcctatggcaatctcggcaacgcttattacagtcttggtaatttcaagcaagccatagagtaccaccatcaacatcttagtattgcaaaagaggtaggggacagggccggagaaggaagagcttattgcaatcttggcaacgcttatgacagtcttggtaacTTCAAGCacgccatagagtaccaccatcaacatcttagtattgcaaaagaggtaggggacagggccggagaaggaagagcttattgcaatcttggcaacgcttatgacagtcttggtaatttcaagcaagccatagagtaccaccatcaagatcttagtattgcaaaagaggtaggggacagggccggagaaggaagagcttattgcaatctcggcaacgcttatcaaagtcttggtaatttcaagcaagccatagagtaccaccatcaagatcttagtattgcaaaagaggtaggggacagggccggagaaggagcggcctatggaaatctcggcaacgcttatcaaagtcttggtaatttcaagcaagccatagagtaccaccatcaagatcttagtattgcaaaagaggtaggggacagggccggagaaggaaaagcttattgcaatctcggcaacgcttatcaaagtcttggtaatttcaagcaagccatagagtaccaccatcaagatcttagtattgcaaaagaggtaggggacagggccggagaaggagcggcctatggaaatctcggcaacgcttatcaaagtcttggtaatttcaagcaagccatagagtaccaccatcaacatcttagtattgcaaaagaggtaggggacagggccggagaaggagcggcctatggaaatctcggcaacgcttatcaaagtcttggtaatttcaagcaagccatagagtaccaccatcaagatcttagtattgcaaaagaggtaggggacagggccggagaaggagcggcctatggaaatctcggcaacgcttatcaaagtcttggtaatttcaagcaagccatagagtaccaccatcaacatcttagtattgcaaaagaggtaggggacagggccggagaaggagcggcctatggaaatctcggcaacgcttatcaaagtcttggtaatttcaagcaagccatagagtaccaccatcaacatcttagtattgcaaaagaggtaggggacagggccggagaaggaaaagcttattgcaatctcggcaacgcttatgacagtcttggtaatttcaagcaagccatagagtaccactatcaagatcttagtatttgCCAGGAAACAGAGGACCCAATAGGGCTGGCAATCGCATGTTATCATATTGGTCATGTTCATGAATTTTTTGGTTCCTTGAGCAAAGCTCTTAATTACTATCGTCTAAGCGTTTATTATATTGATGAAGTTAGGcgtcttcttcagtcagaggatgcatggaaaataagctttcgtgacaCAAAGGGGTTTGCGTACACTGCTCTGTGGACAGCActcttgaagaatggagaggttgatgaagctttgtatgctgctgagcaaggacgagcacaggctttggcAGACATTTTAAAGATGCAATACAGCGTTGATGAGAAACCTATGATGAAGGTAACTATCTCTTTGGTTATGAAAgatctaccttcacaaactgttttcacagcacttgaagggaacacgatcagcttctggttgctAAGAGATGATATCGGgataaattttagacaaaagaaaatcgaaaatggaaCTGCCAAGTCTCTGATGAAAAGTGCTTTAGAACAGATCAATGCAGGGGCCGTTCTGCGATGCGAGAATCGTTCACTTGAAAGACAAGGCAGCGACTTCTCGAGCAGTGGGGAAGGTGTTGAAGAAACCTTTCAGTCTTTGAGCTTCTCTGTGCACTCTTTGCAAcccttgtatgatgtcttagtcAGTCCTATAGCAGACTTGATCCAGGGTGATGACTTAgtgtttgttcctgatggacacttttgcctggctcctttttttgcaatgagtgactctgtcaggatccgtgtGATTCCCTCGCTGACTGCTTTAAAATTGATCACTATGGCACCTGACAACTTCCAAAGTAAGAATGAAGCGCTGCTTGTAGGCGATCCGTGCTTGAGCCAAGTCACTTACGGAACTGGTGAACCCATGTATGGACAGTTGCCGTGTGCGAAAAAAGAGGTGGATATaattggagaacttctgcagaccgtgcctcttacaggaaaaaatgcaatcaaagctgaggtgctgagaagaatgaagtcagttgccttaatccacattgctgcacatgggGATGACGGatctggagaaattgctttggccccaaatcccgaACGCACATCCAAGATCCCCgaagaggaagattacatgttatcGTTGAGTGATGTTCAAGCAGTTCACCTtcaggcaagactggttgtgcttagttgctgtcatagtggccagggagaggtaaaatctgagggtattgtgggaatagccagggctttcctgtgtgctggtgcccggtctgtactggtgtcactctgggcaatcgacGACGAGGCGACCTTCTTGTTCATGAAGAGTTTCtaccaacacttggcagatagaaaaagtgcaagtacagctcttcaccatgctatgAAATCCCTTCAGGAGACAAAGAATTATTCGGCCAtaaaatactgggcgccatttgtgctaatcggcgatgatgtcacctttGAGTTTGGGCAGCTCGAAcacgaaaagaatg aaacGATGTCCAAAACGTGA
- the LOC138022194 gene encoding uncharacterized protein PF3D7_1120000-like codes for MQTIILFTIMPHNISDAVKEGHSVAINALKDLNISEGNLISAAIFLHELGEIKQDVTELRKDVTANGKAILSKLQKPLKEIRDEMKTMRENLTISVDLSYNLLFAKISKPLSEIKEDLGTLNKDLSQAQSKDDASLAYIKKEIKDFKEDLKEIKQKLNSRATLTESSFFSCVNVICFLLISICFCMN; via the exons ATGCAGACGATAATTTTGTTCACGATAATGCCTCACAACATTTCTGATGCTGTAAAAGAAG GTCATTCGGTTGCTATAAACGCGCTGAAAGATCTCAATATCAGTGAAGGTAACCTTATTTCAGCGGCAATTTTTCTGCATGAACTGGGTGAAATAAAGCAAGACGTCACTGAGCTGAGGAAAGACGTAACCGCAAATGGAAAGGCGATACTGTCTAAGTTGCAGAAACCACTCAAGGAAATAAGGGACGAGATGAAGACAATGCGAGAGAATCTGACCATCTCTGTAGATCTTTCCTATAATCTTCTGTTTGCAAAGATTTCCAAACCTCTATCTGAGATAAAGGAAGACCTTGGAACTCTGAATAAAGATCTAAGCCAGGCCCAAAGTAAAGATGACGCCTCTCTGGCTTACATAAAGAAAGAGATAAAAGACTTCAAGGAAGacttgaaagaaatcaaacaaaaactGAACAGCAGAGCAACGTTAACTGAAAGTAGTTTCTTTTCTTGTGTCAATGTTATTTGTTTTCTACTTAtttctatttgtttttgcatgaaTTGA
- the LOC138022177 gene encoding tetratricopeptide repeat protein 28-like isoform X2, producing the protein MVDKKFDLSKQHMQELSVAGKEGDRQGKGLAYFNLGRYYQGTANFNQAIKNYTEALAVFKEVGFRAGEGAAYGHLGNAYHSLGNFKQAIEYHHQCLSIAKEVGDRAGEGRAYGNLGNAYRSLGNFKQAIEYHHQDLSIAKEVGDRAGEGRAYCNLGNAYDSLGNFKQAIEYHHQDLSIAKEVGDRAGEGAAYGNLGNAYQSLGNFKQAIEYHHQDLSIAKEVGDRAGEGAAYGNLGNAYQSLGNFKQAIEYHHQHLSIAKEVGDRAGEGRAYCNLGNAYDSLGNFKQAIEYHHQHLSIAKEVGDRAGEGKAYCNLGNAYRSLGNFKQAIEYHHQDLSIAKEVGDRAGEGAAYGNLGNAYQSLGNFKQAIEYHHQHLSIAKEVGNRAGEGKAYCSLGNAYRSLGNFKQAIEYHHQHLSIAKEVGDRAGEGAAYGSLGNAYQSLGNFKQAIEYHHQALSIAKEVGDRAGEGRAYGNLGNAYDSLGNFKQAIEYHHQDLSIAKEVGDRAGEGRAYCNLGNAYKSLGNFKQAIEYHHQALSIAKEVGDRAGEGAAYGNLGNAYQSLGNFKQAIEYHHQHLSIAKEVGDRAGEGAAYGNLGNAYDSLGNFKQAIEYHHQDLSIAKEVGDRAGEGAAYGNLGNAYQSLGNFKQAIEYHHQHLSIAKEVGDRAGEGRAYCNLGNAYDSLGNFKQAIEYHHQHLSIAKEVGDRAGEGKAYCNLGNAYRSLGNFKQAIEYHHQHLSIAKELGDRAGEGAAYGNLGNAYYSLGNFKQAIEYHHQHLSIAKEVGDRAGEGRAYCNLGNAYDSLGNFKHAIEYHHQHLSIAKEVGDRAGEGRAYCNLGNAYDSLGNFKQAIEYHHQDLSIAKEVGDRAGEGRAYCNLGNAYQSLGNFKQAIEYHHQDLSIAKEVGDRAGEGAAYGNLGNAYQSLGNFKQAIEYHHQDLSIAKEVGDRAGEGKAYCNLGNAYQSLGNFKQAIEYHHQDLSIAKEVGDRAGEGAAYGNLGNAYQSLGNFKQAIEYHHQHLSIAKEVGDRAGEGAAYGNLGNAYQSLGNFKQAIEYHHQDLSIAKEVGDRAGEGAAYGNLGNAYQSLGNFKQAIEYHHQHLSIAKEVGDRAGEGAAYGNLGNAYQSLGNFKQAIEYHHQHLSIAKEVGDRAGEGKAYCNLGNAYDSLGNFKQAIEYHYQDLSICQETEDPIGLAIACYHIGHVHEFFGSLSKALNYYRLSVYYIDEVRRLLQSEDAWKISFRDTKGFAYTALWTALLKNGEVDEALYAAEQGRAQALADILKMQYSVDEKPMMKVTISLVMKDLPSQTVFTALEGNTISFWLLRDDIGINFRQKKIENGTAKSLMKSALEQINAGAVLRCENRSLERQGSDFSSSGEGVEETFQSLSFSVHSLQPLYDVLVSPIADLIQGDDLVFVPDGHFCLAPFFAMSDSVRIRVIPSLTALKLITMAPDNFQSKNEALLVGDPCLSQVTYGTGEPMYGQLPCAKKEVDIIGELLQTVPLTGKNAIKAEVLRRMKSVALIHIAAHGDDGSGEIALAPNPERTSKIPEEEDYMLSLSDVQAVHLQARLVVLSCCHSGQGEVKSEGIVGIARAFLCAGARSVLVSLWAIDDEATFLFMKSFYQHLADRKSASTALHHAMKSLQETKNYSAIKYWAPFVLIGDDVTFEFGQLEHETVLCTCF; encoded by the exons ATGGTGGATAAAAAGTTTGACCTTTCGAAGCAACATATGCAAGAACTTAGCGTTGCAGGAAAGGAGGGAGACAGACAAGGCAAGGGtttggcttatttcaatctTGGTAGATACTATCAGGGCACAGCTAACTTTAATCAGGCCATAAAaaattacacagaagcattagcCGTTTTTAAGGAAGTGGGTttcagggccggagaaggagcagcctatggccatctcggcaacgcttatcacagtcttggtaatttcaagcaagccatagagtaccaccatcaatgtcttagtattgcaaaagaggtaggggacagggccggagaaggaagagcttatggcaatctcggcaacgcttatcgaagtcttggtaatttcaagcaagccatagagtaccaccatcaagatcttagtattgcaaaagaggtaggggacagggccggagaaggaagagcttattgcaatctcggcaacgcttatgacagtcttggtaatttcaagcaagccatagagtaccaccatcaagatcttagtattgcaaaggaggtaggggacagggccggagaaggagcggcctatggaaatctcggcaacgcttatcaaagtcttggtaatttcaagcaagccatagagtaccaccatcaagatcttagtattgcaaaagaggtaggggacagggctggagaaggagcggcctatggaaatctcggcaacgcttatcaaagtcttggtaatttcaagcaagccatagagtaccaccatcaacatcttagtattgcaaaagaggtaggggacagggccggagaaggaagagcttattgcaatctcggcaacgcttatgacagtcttggtaatttcaagcaagccatagagtaccaccatcaacatcttagtattgcaaaagaggtaggggacagggccggagaaggaaaagcttattgcaatctcggcaacgcttatcgaagtcttggtaatttcaagcaagccatagagtaccaccatcaagatcttagtattgcaaaagaggtaggggacagggccggagaaggagcggcctatggaaatctcggcaacgcttatcaaagtcttggtaatttcaagcaagccatagagtaccaccatcaacatcttagtattgcaaaagaggtaggaaacagggccggagaaggaaaagcttattgcagtctcggcaacgcttatcgaagtcttggtaatttcaagcaagccatagagtaccaccatcaacatcttagtattgcaaaggaggtaggggacagggccggagaaggagcggcctatggaagtctcggcaacgcttatcaaagtcttggtaatttcaagcaagccatagagtaccaccatcaagctcttagtattgcaaaagaggtaggggacagggccggagaaggaagagcttatggcaatctcggcaacgcttatgacagtcttggtaatttcaagcaagccatagagtaccaccatcaagatcttagtattgcaaaagaggtaggggacagggccggagaaggaagagcttattgcaatctcggcaacgcttataaaagtcttggtaatttcaagcaagccatagagtaccaccatcaagctcttagtattgcaaaagaggtaggggacagggccggagaaggagcggcctatggaaatctcggcaacgcttatcaaagtcttggtaatttcaagcaagccatagagtaccaccatcaacatcttagtattgcaaaggaggtaggggacagggccggagaaggagcggcctatggaaatctcggcaacgcttatgacagtcttggtaatttcaagcaagccatagagtaccaccatcaagatcttagtattgcaaaagaggtaggggacagggccggagaaggagcggcctatggaaatctcggcaacgcttatcaaagtcttggtaatttcaagcaagccatagagtaccaccatcaacatcttagtattgcaaaagaggtaggggacagggccggagaaggaagagcttattgcaatctcggcaacgcttatgacagtcttggtaatttcaagcaagccatagagtaccaccatcaacatcttagtattgcaaaagaggtaggggacagggccggagaaggaaaagcttattgcaatctcggcaatgcttatcgaagtcttggtaacttcaagcaagccatagagtaccaccatcaacatcttagtattgcaaaagagttaggggacagggccggagaaggagcggcctatggcaatctcggcaacgcttattacagtcttggtaatttcaagcaagccatagagtaccaccatcaacatcttagtattgcaaaagaggtaggggacagggccggagaaggaagagcttattgcaatcttggcaacgcttatgacagtcttggtaacTTCAAGCacgccatagagtaccaccatcaacatcttagtattgcaaaagaggtaggggacagggccggagaaggaagagcttattgcaatcttggcaacgcttatgacagtcttggtaatttcaagcaagccatagagtaccaccatcaagatcttagtattgcaaaagaggtaggggacagggccggagaaggaagagcttattgcaatctcggcaacgcttatcaaagtcttggtaatttcaagcaagccatagagtaccaccatcaagatcttagtattgcaaaagaggtaggggacagggccggagaaggagcggcctatggaaatctcggcaacgcttatcaaagtcttggtaatttcaagcaagccatagagtaccaccatcaagatcttagtattgcaaaagaggtaggggacagggccggagaaggaaaagcttattgcaatctcggcaacgcttatcaaagtcttggtaatttcaagcaagccatagagtaccaccatcaagatcttagtattgcaaaagaggtaggggacagggccggagaaggagcggcctatggaaatctcggcaacgcttatcaaagtcttggtaatttcaagcaagccatagagtaccaccatcaacatcttagtattgcaaaagaggtaggggacagggccggagaaggagcggcctatggaaatctcggcaacgcttatcaaagtcttggtaatttcaagcaagccatagagtaccaccatcaagatcttagtattgcaaaagaggtaggggacagggccggagaaggagcggcctatggaaatctcggcaacgcttatcaaagtcttggtaatttcaagcaagccatagagtaccaccatcaacatcttagtattgcaaaagaggtaggggacagggccggagaaggagcggcctatggaaatctcggcaacgcttatcaaagtcttggtaatttcaagcaagccatagagtaccaccatcaacatcttagtattgcaaaagaggtaggggacagggccggagaaggaaaagcttattgcaatctcggcaacgcttatgacagtcttggtaatttcaagcaagccatagagtaccactatcaagatcttagtatttgCCAGGAAACAGAGGACCCAATAGGGCTGGCAATCGCATGTTATCATATTGGTCATGTTCATGAATTTTTTGGTTCCTTGAGCAAAGCTCTTAATTACTATCGTCTAAGCGTTTATTATATTGATGAAGTTAGGcgtcttcttcagtcagaggatgcatggaaaataagctttcgtgacaCAAAGGGGTTTGCGTACACTGCTCTGTGGACAGCActcttgaagaatggagaggttgatgaagctttgtatgctgctgagcaaggacgagcacaggctttggcAGACATTTTAAAGATGCAATACAGCGTTGATGAGAAACCTATGATGAAGGTAACTATCTCTTTGGTTATGAAAgatctaccttcacaaactgttttcacagcacttgaagggaacacgatcagcttctggttgctAAGAGATGATATCGGgataaattttagacaaaagaaaatcgaaaatggaaCTGCCAAGTCTCTGATGAAAAGTGCTTTAGAACAGATCAATGCAGGGGCCGTTCTGCGATGCGAGAATCGTTCACTTGAAAGACAAGGCAGCGACTTCTCGAGCAGTGGGGAAGGTGTTGAAGAAACCTTTCAGTCTTTGAGCTTCTCTGTGCACTCTTTGCAAcccttgtatgatgtcttagtcAGTCCTATAGCAGACTTGATCCAGGGTGATGACTTAgtgtttgttcctgatggacacttttgcctggctcctttttttgcaatgagtgactctgtcaggatccgtgtGATTCCCTCGCTGACTGCTTTAAAATTGATCACTATGGCACCTGACAACTTCCAAAGTAAGAATGAAGCGCTGCTTGTAGGCGATCCGTGCTTGAGCCAAGTCACTTACGGAACTGGTGAACCCATGTATGGACAGTTGCCGTGTGCGAAAAAAGAGGTGGATATaattggagaacttctgcagaccgtgcctcttacaggaaaaaatgcaatcaaagctgaggtgctgagaagaatgaagtcagttgccttaatccacattgctgcacatgggGATGACGGatctggagaaattgctttggccccaaatcccgaACGCACATCCAAGATCCCCgaagaggaagattacatgttatcGTTGAGTGATGTTCAAGCAGTTCACCTtcaggcaagactggttgtgcttagttgctgtcatagtggccagggagaggtaaaatctgagggtattgtgggaatagccagggctttcctgtgtgctggtgcccggtctgtactggtgtcactctgggcaatcgacGACGAGGCGACCTTCTTGTTCATGAAGAGTTTCtaccaacacttggcagatagaaaaagtgcaagtacagctcttcaccatgctatgAAATCCCTTCAGGAGACAAAGAATTATTCGGCCAtaaaatactgggcgccatttgtgctaatcggcgatgatgtcacctttGAGTTTGGGCAGCTCGAAcacgaaa ctgtactttgtacatgtttttAA